atcaaaaaaatttgtggcaTTGGTGCTGGGTATGTAGGTGGACCAACATGTAGTGTAATAGCACTGAAGTGTCCGGATATCCGTGTGACGGTTGTTGATAAGAGTAAAGAGAGAATAGCTCAATGGAACTCGGAGAAACTGCCGATTTATGAACCGGGTTTGGATGAAGTGGTCAAGAAATGCCGAGGAAAGAATTTATTCTTCTCTACGGACATTGATGTTGCGATACAGGAGgctgatttaatttttatatctgtAAATACGCCAACCAAAACTTTTGGGAATGGTAAAGGCCGTGCTGCTGATTTGAAGTATGTTGAAAATACAGCGAGAATGATAGCTAAGGCCGCGACTGATCACACAATTGTTGTAGAAAAAAGCACGGTGCCTGTTAAAGCTGCTAAAAgtattatgaatattttacgAGCTAATCATAAGCCAGGGGTTTCCTATCAGGTATTGCTTGTTGTTCTGTTTAGTTCattgtcaataaaaataataattgttaaacttatcattaatttgtttattgtcGTTGTAGATACTTTCAAATCCCGAGTTTTTAGCTGAAGGAACAGCAATTGATAATTTAGTGAATCCAGATCGTGTTTTAATTGGAGGTGAAGATTCTCTACAGGGACGCGAAGCTATTGAAAAGCTCTGTAATATATACGAGCACTGGATTCCacgtgataaaatttttaccaccAACACGTGGAGTTCCGAACTGTCTAAGCTAGCGGCTAATGCATTTTTGGCTCAGCGAATATCCAGTATCAATTCACTGTCCGCTGTATGTGAAGGTACTGGAGCTGATGTATCTGAAGTAGCGAAAGCTATTGGTCTGGATACACGCATCGGTCCCAACTTTCTGCGTGCCTCAGTGGGTTTTGGTGGCTCTTGCTTTCAAAAAGATCTACTCAATCTTATATACATATGCGAGTGTCTCAATTTACCAGAAGTTGCTGATTATTGGCAACAAGTAATTGATATGAATGAGTACCAGAAGTCTAGATTCTCGAACAAGATCATTGAGAGTCTTTTCAATACTGTCACAGATAAACATATCGCGATGCTGGGAttcgcatttaaaaaaaatactggagACACCAGAGAAAGTCCTGCTATCGCTGTGGCCAAGAATCTACTTGATGAAGGGGCCGTTCTTCACATTTACGATCCCaaggtattttatttactttatttataattattaaaaacttcaACAACTTTAGAATACAAAAGATatatcttaataaattttgtttttatggtTCCACAGGTAGAAGAAACTCAAATACTTGATAATTTATCAGCTGTAGATATCGATGACGTTAAAAATCGCGttaatatttttgacaatGCGTACAGTGCTACCACGAACACTCATGCCATTGTCGTATGTACAGAGTGGGATGAATTTATCGTAAGTACTCCTCATCAAGTGTAAAAAAACGTATTCTTCTATTGCCTaacattcatttatttccaGGAACTGGATTTCGAACGCATCTACGCAGAAATGACCAAACCGGCGTACATATTCGATGGTCGTAAAATTCTAGAccatgaaaaattacaaaagatTGGTTTCAATGTCCAAACGATTGGTAAACGTGTGTCGCGAATCGCCATTTCCAGGACTTGGGGCAGCCCTACACAgatgtgatttttttataactaatgaATCAAGTATTAATCGCATTTAAATGCATTTTATTAATGACTACTGACGACATTAGTCTATCACAAAGCAATACTTAAAGCGATTTACTAGTGTATTCATATctatgtttttatcatttttataagtgtattaaaatttattaaacaaattatcACAAATGTTGCTATTATCCTACACttgttacaattttataatgtaAATTTCTTCCCGGTTATTAAAATAacggataaataaaatatttttataaatttatgaaaccattaataaattatttactttggTGTTTTATAGAAAACCAATTTCCGTCAACTATTtctttttcgtcaattttcaaaatttacaatgtaACCACTTTTTTTTCCCAATCGCCTACACACTGCaatctattatttaaaattcaaacttttttaccattttcCTGTGATGGTAAGagagagtcaaaaaaaaaaattaaaatttttacatactAGAATAAGTTCTAAAACTAAATCGAGTTCTCCATACGACTTAACATCGATTTCACTCAAAATCGATTCCAAATCACGATAAAGTTTCAGGAAAACTACAGGAACAGTTCGCTGTCTTGACGCCTTAATTTAACCACTCGGCCATCacggacttttattttttattcataattttgatcttcggaaaaataagttttccccattttttataactataaCGAATTGTAAATTACGCGCTTTATAATTTCAgcgtttttactttttttcaattggatgaaatttttcttgggcgAATTGTCATTTCAGGAATAGaaaaatttgcattttttttacttgaggattttatcactttttctgTTTATGATTCGGCAATTACCCACAATTAaccgcatagaaaccaatgcagtctataggattctatgcggtttttgtcgcagttgagtggattctatgggaatttttggatagaGTTTGTTGCTTCATGGAAAAGTATTTGGGTGAAAAATTTACTCTGATCAGATTAGAATTTGATATTGGGATTTTACATGACCTTGAAGTTAGCAACCaaataacaattttcaaagttttttttcacaatttaatttttaaataaatgtagatgtagaaaatttaaaaaactacaggtcatttttttcaaacgagTGTGAAAGCagtagacaaatttaaaaatttaaataaataaggtagataattgaaaaaataatattcataaaaattggacttattaatttaaaaattttttaaatgcgcatttcttttaaattttattttattaattatttactcgatttatcaataattttttaatttgtctcatgtctgctaaattcacattcattttttaaatgttttttttttttatattttatcctttttgaaaaaatccaacaaattattagacgtcagctaatttCAGTCTCATAGATTTCGATGAGTGTGagagcagacatcagacaaatttaaaattattaataaatagagtaaataatttaaaaaaataatatttataaaaaatgcacttatttatttcaaaattttttaaatgcgcgttttttaaaaatttcattttattaattatttactctatttattaataatttaaaatttgtttaatatcTGCTACATTCCCACTCATAGATTTTGCCtcaaagtgtaaaaattttttttttcccgctcCACAGTTGAATTATACGCGGCACCACAATCGCTCATGAGTTCTCTCATGTCACTTGTAAATTagcaactaaaaaaaacagaatgataatgataataaagttaaaaaagtgtgtaacataaattacatatcacgattatgaatatataaataaatcgcGGATAAATAACAGagttatgtaaataaaaaactataataaaacataaatattttttatcaccacCTGACACTAGTGTCATGGCGCTCAGTGACAAATCATCGGTAGTGCATCAGTAGTGATCAGCAGGTACACACATTAGTGACTACTCGTGacttgttaaataaaataatttgaatccaGTGATGTGTTTTTAACCTCAGGGTTTTAAATTATCACAGAACAATCACCAACATGCTGGTTAACTGtacgtaaataattaaaaaaaaaacaataatcaaCAATtgggaaataattattttaataaaaagtgttttttaaCACCGGCGATGTTCCTCCGTACCGCTGATTCGCAAATTTATTGAGAGCTCTAGGCTGTGGCCTATTGCAGAAAATGGCCGCAtgtgtatgaaaaaaaaaaagaaaaaaacgtaCACCGAATAccgaatgttttttaaaaataaataaatcaacaatGCCGTAATTATTGTGGtggtttttaaaatgataatattatttagtGCTGATgattgtgagtaaaaaaaaattttattgatcagACGGTGGGCTTATGACagggtaataattatttataaaactggAGTAGGAAAAAAAAGGGCCTAAAAGTGTTGTATTGTGTCGGCATGCTGTCTCACGGTCATCGACCGGAGGCTTAGAAACGAGATGTCGAGTTCCCCATGGATACGCCACTGACTTTTATCATCATCAACTATTAAATAATCAGCAGGACACTATcgcactatttttattatttattactgtgaaaaaaaaactaagttgATTAAAGGTACTGGTTTAAATACCAGCTGATGAGTTttctttgttaaaataatcaaGCAGTTGTCAAGTTGATCAACTCACCatgttgttaattaataaaacgtaataataaacaaacaaacaagTGATATATAAAATGTCAAGATTGTGGTACTGCGAGTCTTCAAGTTCaagttgattatttttttagtaaaatgggaaaaaaaattaataacacaCTTGGCATTATTGCCtttgtgtttattatttatttgtcgaCGAGAGTTGATGGTTAGTAATTATCtcttagttattattattttaattattagttttaataTTGTTAACAACACGTGGTCCATTTCgcttggaaattttatttttaaatgaatacaaGTAATACTGATTTAATGCTATCAATTATCAGTTAATTTATgctcttaatttatttaaataattaattatttcagttGTCACAGATATTTTCCaagttatttatattctttaatcgtttaatatatttttatgataattcatcaggatactgaagttagtcgaggtctaataattttttgaattttttcagagataaattatagaaaaaaaaatattttgaaaaattgcacttgtagtttttttaattttctacatgtgcatactttttttttttattttgttattgattTATTGGAATAAAAAAGCGGAAATTGTTAGTTGTTTGGTAACGAGGATTATAATTAATCGACGACCACTTAAGCGTACAGATATTTTAGacataacttttaattttttaaagactgAAGTTcagtaaagaaataaaatcaataattggTACTTTGTCGTAAATCGAATCTTTGTtttgtatattaaaaaaaaacgagtgtGTATGCAGCAGATAtcgaagaaatttaaaattattaataaatagagtaaacaatcaataaaattaaattttttaaaaatgcgcatttaaaaaattttgaaattaataagtgcaatgtttataaataatatttttttaattattcactctgTTTATGTATAACTTTAAGttcgtctgatgtctgctacattcacactaaaaaaaaaaaatgatcctaCAATTAGtcgacttataatttttggatttttttaaaaatgataaattgaaaaaaaaaaaaaaatatatatatttcagaaaattgcacctacagtttttttaatttccttcatgtgcgtatttttttgtttgtttttttttttttttaaattacaatcttgataaaaaaatccaaaaatttttgtctgctaacttcaggatcattaaaaaaaattaaaaaaatatatgaagagtttttaaaaatctctATTTACACAAGAAAAGGATTTCTTTtcgcaaaaatttttactcgtcccaagaaatttttttgcattataatttgaaaacaaaaatttgttcggaggaagaaaaaattttttgaggcgaGCCAAAAATTCTTgggcttaaaaatttttttgtagtcccagaaaaaatttttgtcttcaattcataatgcaaaatatttattgtgccaagaaattctttttttctgtacatatttttgaataatttaaaaaaaaaaaattaatcaacggACGTCtattattttcagtataattaattataaataattaattattagtttaatTCAGTAAAGCTgtcagttaattaaaataaatacatatattaatatgCAGGCTACAGTTCCGttggttttaaaaaatggtttttcttcgtgtgattataattttttttttttaattaatagttgcaatattttttctgtagtATGAAAAGTTTTTCCTGTTGATGTATAacaaagtatgtaaataaattaataataacattgcGCAactgatgaaataaaaaaatactgtaataaataattatttattacttattacttGAAGTTTCAGTACTTGATTTGAATACTTATTATGCATTTATAGTTAATGAACTAgtagttattaaattattaaaatgtattaatgatttataaaaaatttttatcgatcaACGGGTTATCGACGTTTTGTTATGCAACAATAGTTTAAATTACACTCTTAATCATATAttcctatatatattttattatatgacATGACACACTCTGCATTGATATACTTTTTATgtttctcatatttttaatttcttctataacgaatttaaaatcaatgcgtttttatttaataattaatttaatttttttagttgattgagaaatatatttatatatatgcatattgAGATTATTTCCAAtatgtatttttcattttaaaatattgagattttaattttaatttatttgattatttctcTGTAGTCTTGCGTAATTTTTAACCGGTAAAATTAAGTTGTTTATTTTGGAgtttgaaaacaatttttttttatttattatgcgGGTAAtgggaagataaaaaaaaagtaattaagttaaatgtgaattttaaataattatttttaaaataaatataaataattggaatagacaaataaatttttatgttaattttttttaaacatatatatttataaatatttatatagaagTTACTAGACGTGGGCATtaaattacagataaaattaaatctcgTCTTGTAACTTTAAGAGATGTAACTCGTAGTGAACAATTGTAACGGGAATTTCATACACTTAagattaaatgttttttttttaaacttaaattccaaacaaataaacatgataatcaaataaaatataaaattaaatccaaTAGAATTgagtatcaataaatatttaaataaataataaataataaagaaaaaaggaaaatcgtcaccaaaaatacaaaacacgAGAcgagttaataataaataataatcatttatttataaatttactgtcaataaatttaaatcttatatattaataatttctcatttttgttaattttaggattaaaatGTTACTGCGACATTTGTGTCGATACCAATCACACATGCGAGACAGACGGCTACTGTTTTGCAAGTACAAGTCGCGAAGATGACGTCATCACACACGCGTAcaggtaaaatatatatatatattttttatcaacttaaGGACAAAGCAACctcttgaataattaataataaatatatttacaattacaattacgtttacatttgtatttatagtaattatcataataacaGTTAatagtaacgaaaaaattttttaatgatttcgTTGATTAACGTGAAGAAGTTTCCTACTCTCGTAGACT
The DNA window shown above is from Microplitis mediator isolate UGA2020A chromosome 1, iyMicMedi2.1, whole genome shotgun sequence and carries:
- the LOC130675279 gene encoding UDP-glucose 6-dehydrogenase-like, with product MTIKKICGIGAGYVGGPTCSVIALKCPDIRVTVVDKSKERIAQWNSEKLPIYEPGLDEVVKKCRGKNLFFSTDIDVAIQEADLIFISVNTPTKTFGNGKGRAADLKYVENTARMIAKAATDHTIVVEKSTVPVKAAKSIMNILRANHKPGVSYQILSNPEFLAEGTAIDNLVNPDRVLIGGEDSLQGREAIEKLCNIYEHWIPRDKIFTTNTWSSELSKLAANAFLAQRISSINSLSAVCEGTGADVSEVAKAIGLDTRIGPNFLRASVGFGGSCFQKDLLNLIYICECLNLPEVADYWQQVIDMNEYQKSRFSNKIIESLFNTVTDKHIAMLGFAFKKNTGDTRESPAIAVAKNLLDEGAVLHIYDPKVEETQILDNLSAVDIDDVKNRVNIFDNAYSATTNTHAIVVCTEWDEFIELDFERIYAEMTKPAYIFDGRKILDHEKLQKIGFNVQTIGKRVSRIAISRTWGSPTQM